From the genome of Thermoflexus hugenholtzii, one region includes:
- a CDS encoding single-stranded DNA-binding protein: MRGLNKVMIIGQVGRDPEMRFTPNGRPVTTFPVATTRTWIASNGDRREETEWFNVVAWGGLAEVCKQRLRKGMYVYVEGRLQTRGWEDAEGRRHYRTELVANEMIVLGEGQAGSPSFAEEAGEEENAEEFPF; this comes from the coding sequence ATGCGTGGGCTGAACAAGGTGATGATCATCGGCCAGGTTGGGCGGGATCCGGAGATGCGGTTCACCCCTAACGGGCGCCCTGTGACGACGTTCCCGGTGGCCACCACCCGCACCTGGATCGCCAGCAACGGCGATCGGCGGGAGGAGACGGAATGGTTCAACGTCGTGGCCTGGGGTGGACTGGCGGAGGTCTGCAAGCAGCGCCTGCGCAAAGGCATGTATGTCTATGTGGAAGGGCGCCTGCAGACCCGGGGATGGGAGGACGCGGAGGGCCGCCGGCACTATCGGACGGAGCTGGTGGCCAATGAGATGATCGTGCTGGGGGAAGGTCAAGCCGGCTCGCCATCCTTCGCAGAGGAGGCGGGCGAGGAGGAGAACGCGGAGGAGTTCCCCTTTTAA
- the rnpM gene encoding RNase P modulator RnpM, which yields MVRKHIPQRTCVGCRQVQAKREMIRIVRTPEGRVQIDPTGKKSGRGAYLHPRRSCWERALKDGRLEHALRIEAMPEEDRMALVAYASTLPEEED from the coding sequence ATGGTCCGGAAACACATCCCACAGCGCACATGCGTGGGCTGCCGGCAGGTGCAGGCGAAGCGGGAGATGATCCGCATCGTCCGCACGCCGGAGGGCCGCGTGCAGATCGATCCCACCGGCAAGAAATCCGGTCGGGGGGCGTATCTGCACCCCCGTCGTTCCTGCTGGGAGCGCGCTCTGAAGGACGGGCGCCTGGAGCATGCCCTGCGGATCGAGGCGATGCCGGAGGAGGATCGGATGGCCCTGGTGGCCTACGCCTCGACCCTGCCGGAGGAAGAGGATTGA
- the infB gene encoding translation initiation factor IF-2 codes for MRQNGRKEIEIPATITVRELAALMSVSPIDVIKVLMHNGIMASINQRIDYETAALVAHEFGFEPREQRPPEAVEEEGPSLLWQRLYAGEDPSKLKPRPPVVVVLGHVDHGKTALLDAIRRTNVAAQEVGQITQRIGAYQVEYNGRKITFLDTPGHEAFTQMRARGAQVTDIAVLVVAADDGVMPQTREALAHARAARLPIIVALNKIDKPTANVERVMSQLAELGLVPQEYGGDTIVVKVSAKQRIGIEDLLEAILLVAETREIKANPDRPAVGTVIDARVDRRGPVATLLVQNGTLKQGDIIVAGATYGRVRAMFDDRGRPLKKAPPSTPVEVLGLSDVPEAGDLFEVVESERQARELAERRAAERQRQRQVRRMSLEDLYRRMQAGKVREFNVIIKTDVQGSIEPIVGLLQRLVERHAKDQLQLNILHADAGEISVSDVTLAAASDAIIIGFNVPVDAAAKRLAESEGVDIRVYSVIYHIEEDLEKALKGMLAPTIQERILGHAEVRQVFKVKGGQVAGCYVRDGEIRRNALVRVLRGGQKIHEGRIASLKRYKDDVTEVRAGYECGVGLEGFHDFAVGDILECFVREEVSAA; via the coding sequence ATGCGGCAGAACGGTCGGAAGGAGATCGAGATCCCGGCGACCATCACGGTGCGCGAGCTGGCCGCCTTGATGTCGGTCAGCCCCATCGATGTCATCAAGGTCCTGATGCACAACGGCATCATGGCCAGCATCAATCAGCGCATCGATTACGAGACCGCTGCCCTGGTGGCCCACGAGTTCGGCTTTGAGCCCCGGGAGCAGCGCCCTCCCGAGGCGGTGGAGGAGGAAGGCCCTTCGCTGCTATGGCAACGCCTCTACGCCGGGGAGGATCCCTCCAAGCTCAAGCCGCGGCCGCCGGTGGTGGTGGTCCTCGGGCATGTGGATCACGGGAAGACCGCCCTGCTGGATGCCATCCGGCGCACCAACGTAGCGGCCCAGGAGGTGGGGCAGATCACCCAGCGCATTGGCGCCTATCAGGTGGAATACAACGGGCGCAAGATCACTTTCCTGGACACGCCGGGCCACGAGGCCTTCACCCAGATGCGGGCCCGGGGCGCCCAGGTCACGGACATCGCGGTGCTGGTGGTGGCTGCCGACGATGGGGTGATGCCCCAGACCCGGGAGGCCCTGGCCCACGCCCGGGCCGCCCGCCTGCCGATCATCGTGGCCCTCAACAAGATCGACAAGCCCACGGCCAACGTCGAACGGGTCATGAGCCAGCTCGCCGAGCTCGGCTTGGTCCCTCAGGAGTATGGCGGCGACACCATCGTGGTGAAGGTCTCGGCCAAGCAGCGCATCGGCATCGAGGACCTGCTGGAGGCGATCCTGCTGGTGGCCGAGACCCGGGAGATCAAAGCGAACCCGGACCGCCCGGCGGTGGGCACGGTGATCGACGCCCGGGTCGACCGGCGGGGGCCGGTGGCCACCCTCCTGGTCCAGAACGGCACCCTGAAGCAGGGCGACATCATCGTGGCCGGCGCGACCTACGGTCGCGTCCGCGCGATGTTCGATGACCGCGGCCGCCCGCTGAAGAAGGCGCCGCCCTCCACCCCGGTGGAGGTGCTGGGGCTCTCGGACGTGCCAGAGGCGGGAGATCTGTTCGAGGTGGTGGAGAGCGAGCGCCAGGCCCGGGAGCTCGCCGAGCGCCGGGCGGCGGAGCGCCAGCGCCAGCGCCAGGTCCGGCGGATGAGCCTGGAGGACCTTTACCGCCGGATGCAGGCCGGGAAGGTCCGGGAGTTCAATGTGATCATCAAGACGGACGTTCAGGGCTCCATCGAGCCCATCGTGGGCCTTCTACAGCGGCTGGTGGAGCGGCACGCTAAAGATCAGCTTCAGCTGAACATCCTCCACGCCGACGCCGGTGAGATCAGCGTTTCGGATGTGACCCTGGCCGCGGCCTCGGACGCCATCATCATCGGGTTCAATGTCCCGGTGGACGCGGCCGCGAAACGACTGGCTGAGAGCGAAGGGGTGGACATCCGGGTGTATTCCGTGATCTATCACATCGAGGAGGATCTGGAGAAGGCCCTGAAGGGGATGCTGGCTCCCACCATCCAGGAGCGGATCCTCGGCCACGCAGAGGTCCGCCAGGTCTTCAAGGTGAAGGGCGGCCAGGTCGCCGGCTGCTACGTCCGGGACGGGGAGATCCGCCGCAACGCCCTGGTGCGGGTCCTGCGAGGGGGCCAGAAGATCCATGAGGGCCGCATCGCTTCCCTTAAGCGCTATAAGGACGATGTGACCGAGGTGCGGGCCGGGTATGAGTGCGGCGTCGGGCTGGAGGGATTCCACGACTTCGCCGTGGGCGACATCCTCGAATGCTTCGTCCGGGAGGAGGTAAGCGCGGCCTGA
- the rpsR gene encoding 30S ribosomal protein S18 translates to MTEDRKEIETPRAEAVEAAVESAAPAPAPAAPAKAAPTRRYAQPPRLCYFCVERVAIDYKNVDLLRRFVNDRARIKPRRQTGTCAKHQRRLSVAIKRARHLGLLPFTAEHVRKYGWGGP, encoded by the coding sequence TTGACGGAAGATCGGAAGGAGATCGAAACACCACGCGCGGAGGCGGTGGAAGCGGCGGTGGAGAGCGCCGCCCCGGCTCCGGCGCCCGCGGCCCCGGCGAAGGCCGCGCCGACGCGCCGCTACGCGCAGCCACCCCGGCTGTGCTATTTCTGTGTCGAGCGGGTGGCCATCGATTACAAGAACGTCGATCTGCTGCGCCGGTTCGTGAACGATCGCGCGCGCATCAAGCCGCGCCGACAGACCGGCACCTGCGCCAAGCATCAGCGACGCCTCTCCGTGGCCATCAAGCGGGCGCGCCATCTGGGGCTCCTGCCCTTCACCGCCGAGCACGTCCGCAAGTATGGCTGGGGCGGTCCCTGA
- a CDS encoding Uma2 family endonuclease produces the protein MKGLGKRARTIEVAELYPPPGQWTEEEYFMLPERNRIVELSEGRLVVPPHPTYSHQTALQNIFLALHAFVQERRLGVVRFAPLPVRLWAGKIREPDVFFIAREHMDRIGEQACGVPDLVVEVTSPATRRTDRVEKFVEYARAGVREYWIVDPEARTVEIYGLESGAYELVGKWGSGQRARSRLLEGFEIGVDRIFTS, from the coding sequence ATGAAAGGCCTGGGGAAGCGGGCGCGGACGATTGAGGTGGCGGAGCTTTATCCTCCTCCGGGACAGTGGACGGAGGAGGAATACTTCATGCTCCCGGAGCGCAATCGGATCGTGGAGCTCTCGGAGGGGAGGCTGGTGGTGCCGCCGCACCCGACATACAGCCATCAGACGGCGTTGCAGAACATCTTCCTGGCCCTCCATGCCTTTGTGCAGGAACGCCGGTTGGGTGTAGTGCGCTTCGCTCCCCTCCCCGTCCGATTGTGGGCGGGCAAGATCCGGGAGCCGGACGTCTTTTTCATCGCTCGCGAGCACATGGATCGCATCGGAGAGCAGGCCTGCGGGGTTCCCGATCTCGTAGTGGAGGTGACCTCCCCGGCCACCCGTCGGACGGATCGGGTGGAGAAGTTTGTGGAGTATGCCCGGGCGGGGGTGCGGGAATACTGGATCGTGGACCCGGAGGCCCGAACCGTGGAGATCTACGGGCTGGAAAGCGGCGCGTATGAGCTCGTTGGGAAGTGGGGGTCAGGCCAGCGGGCTCGCTCCCGGCTGCTGGAGGGGTTTGAGATCGGGGTGGATCGGATCTTCACATCATGA
- a CDS encoding SurA N-terminal domain-containing protein → MARKPSSINRKALSRAEQEARLQRILLLAAGGVVLLALLIIVGGWVYEQAIWPEQPVATVDGQPISTREFQKRFRFARAALQQQAAFLQQEIAALDPNDPTQGTIAAIYRQQLNQINLQLEDPVVLGRAVLQQMIDERLIRQEAERRGIRVSPEAVDREIERRFGFFRETPTPAASPTPPATPPVGTVLTGTPTATPFPTPTPMSEASFRALYAARLKQWGELGITEADYRAMVEADLLEQQLREAFAREVPTHEEQVNVRLITAETPELAGELRRRIEREGFDPVFEEVKAGKVVSATALDAGWTPVGGLGPLYGAELEKIVFATPVLSTTPVITSPLGFHIAFVAGREDRELAPGYLQARQQQAFEDWLQRQRNDPTRVRYFDWQNRIPRQSLRGTDSRR, encoded by the coding sequence ATGGCCCGGAAACCGAGCAGCATCAACCGCAAGGCCCTCTCCCGGGCGGAACAGGAAGCTCGCCTGCAGCGGATTCTTCTGCTCGCCGCCGGCGGGGTCGTCCTGCTCGCCCTGCTGATCATCGTAGGGGGATGGGTTTATGAGCAGGCCATCTGGCCGGAACAGCCGGTGGCGACTGTGGACGGCCAGCCCATCTCAACCCGGGAGTTCCAGAAGCGATTCCGGTTCGCGCGGGCCGCGTTGCAACAGCAGGCCGCTTTCCTTCAGCAGGAGATCGCGGCGCTGGACCCCAACGATCCCACCCAGGGCACCATCGCGGCCATCTACCGGCAGCAGCTGAACCAGATCAACCTGCAGCTCGAGGACCCCGTGGTCCTGGGCCGGGCGGTCCTCCAGCAGATGATCGACGAGCGGCTGATCCGCCAGGAGGCCGAACGGCGGGGGATCCGGGTTTCGCCGGAGGCGGTGGACCGGGAGATCGAGCGGCGCTTCGGGTTTTTCCGGGAAACGCCCACGCCGGCGGCCTCCCCGACACCCCCGGCCACCCCTCCCGTTGGGACCGTCCTCACCGGCACCCCTACGGCGACCCCATTTCCCACGCCCACGCCGATGTCGGAAGCCAGCTTCCGGGCCCTTTACGCGGCGCGGCTCAAGCAATGGGGGGAGCTGGGGATCACGGAGGCGGACTACCGGGCCATGGTGGAGGCCGATTTGCTGGAGCAGCAGCTCCGGGAGGCCTTCGCCCGGGAGGTGCCGACCCACGAGGAGCAGGTGAACGTCCGTCTGATCACCGCGGAGACCCCGGAGCTGGCCGGCGAGCTGCGCCGTCGGATTGAGCGCGAGGGGTTCGATCCGGTATTTGAGGAGGTGAAGGCGGGCAAGGTGGTGAGCGCCACCGCCCTGGATGCGGGCTGGACCCCGGTGGGCGGGCTGGGGCCGCTATATGGGGCGGAGCTGGAGAAGATCGTCTTCGCCACGCCGGTTCTTTCGACGACCCCGGTGATCACCTCGCCCTTGGGTTTTCACATCGCCTTCGTGGCCGGCCGCGAGGATCGGGAGCTGGCGCCCGGCTATCTGCAGGCCCGCCAGCAACAGGCCTTCGAGGACTGGCTCCAGCGCCAGCGCAACGATCCGACCCGCGTTCGCTATTTCGACTGGCAGAACCGCATCCCCCGCCAGAGCCTCAGGGGGACGGACTCCCGGCGGTAG